One region of Elusimicrobiota bacterium genomic DNA includes:
- a CDS encoding type II restriction endonuclease: MVNLKERQKIKEKFRNELLEYVDKFNTAVSTEKGDWIVKGFIDIAKNIYTISADTKVVSKIMELLLFPKICEFAEKNKYKMVLCKEQNFYPNISFIDKKNNKFALDIKSTYRKNTKEVNGMTLGAFTGYFRDRTSSKNITFPYNEYAGHFVLGVIYSRKELKIDERRIYQIEELQNITSVVKDFVFFIQEKYKIALDRPGSGNTKNIGSVIKIDELTNGKGHFAELGEEIFNDYWMFYLTKDMAKSVDLKSAPYKNLKEYFEYKKLKRIK; this comes from the coding sequence ATGGTGAATTTAAAAGAAAGACAAAAGATTAAAGAAAAGTTTAGAAATGAATTATTGGAATATGTAGATAAATTTAATACTGCAGTTTCAACTGAAAAAGGAGATTGGATAGTAAAAGGATTTATTGATATTGCTAAAAATATTTATACAATTTCTGCAGATACAAAGGTTGTTTCTAAAATAATGGAACTTTTACTTTTTCCAAAGATATGTGAATTTGCTGAAAAGAATAAATATAAAATGGTGTTGTGTAAAGAACAGAATTTTTATCCTAACATTTCTTTTATTGATAAGAAAAATAATAAATTCGCATTGGATATAAAAAGTACCTATCGCAAGAATACTAAAGAAGTCAACGGAATGACTTTAGGAGCATTTACTGGATATTTTAGAGATAGAACAAGCAGTAAAAATATTACCTTTCCTTATAATGAGTATGCTGGACATTTTGTTTTAGGTGTAATTTATTCTCGTAAGGAACTAAAAATAGACGAAAGAAGAATATATCAAATTGAGGAACTTCAGAATATCACATCAGTAGTTAAAGATTTTGTTTTCTTTATCCAGGAAAAATATAAAATCGCTCTGGATAGACCTGGAAGTGGGAATACAAAAAACATTGGTTCTGTCATAAAAATAGATGAATTGACAAATGGAAAAGGTCATTTTGCTGAACTTGGAGAAGAAATATTTAATGACTATTGGATGTTTTATCTGACAAAAGATATGGCAAAATCTGTAGACCTTAAATCTGCACCATATAAGAATCTTAAAGAATATTTTGAATATAAAAAATTAAAGAGAATTAAATGA
- a CDS encoding DNA adenine methylase, with protein sequence MRAKLLNQQLELLPHPHLFPSTRFQGSKLKILDWIWENIKEIEFQTILDAFGGTGCVGYMLKQKGKRVIYNDVLKFNWYIGTALIENDSVILNDRDIESLITEHPEIKYPTFIQDTFKDIYFTDEENRWIDTVATNIEHLDNLYKKAMAYFALFQSCIIKRPFNLFHRKNLYLRFSDVERNFGNKTTWDTPFEIHFRNFVGEVNRSIFSNSQQNKALNLDIFDVDGDFDLVYIDTPYISKNGVAVDYLGFYHFLEGLVHYDKWAEMIDYHTKHMKLKKQTNPWIDKNEIYSAFDKLFKKFSDSILVVSYRSDGIPSIDELEWLLKKYKSDVAIRRIGYRYALSNNHSEEILLIGR encoded by the coding sequence ATGAGAGCAAAATTATTGAATCAACAATTAGAATTACTTCCACACCCTCATCTTTTTCCATCTACCAGATTTCAAGGTAGTAAATTAAAAATTTTAGACTGGATTTGGGAAAACATCAAAGAGATAGAATTTCAAACTATACTTGATGCTTTTGGTGGCACAGGATGTGTTGGTTATATGCTCAAGCAGAAAGGAAAAAGAGTTATTTATAACGATGTGCTAAAGTTTAATTGGTATATTGGCACAGCATTGATTGAAAATGATTCTGTAATACTTAATGATAGAGATATAGAGTCTTTAATTACTGAACATCCAGAAATAAAATATCCAACTTTTATACAGGATACTTTCAAAGATATCTATTTTACCGATGAAGAAAACAGGTGGATAGATACAGTGGCTACTAACATTGAACATCTTGACAATCTTTATAAAAAAGCAATGGCATATTTTGCCCTTTTCCAATCTTGTATTATAAAGAGACCTTTTAACCTCTTCCATCGTAAAAATTTATACTTGAGATTTTCTGATGTGGAAAGAAATTTTGGCAATAAAACAACCTGGGATACTCCATTTGAAATACATTTTAGAAATTTTGTAGGAGAAGTCAATCGTTCCATTTTTTCAAATAGCCAACAAAATAAAGCACTTAACTTGGATATTTTTGATGTTGACGGTGATTTTGACTTGGTTTATATTGATACTCCTTATATTTCAAAGAATGGAGTCGCAGTTGATTATCTTGGATTTTACCACTTTTTAGAAGGATTAGTTCATTATGATAAATGGGCAGAAATGATTGATTATCACACAAAACATATGAAATTAAAAAAACAAACTAATCCATGGATTGATAAAAACGAAATTTACAGTGCTTTTGATAAACTATTTAAAAAATTCAGTGATAGTATTCTAGTGGTTTCTTATCGTTCTGACGGTATTCCATCCATTGATGAATTGGAATGGTTGTTGAAAAAATATAAATCAGATGTTGCGATAAGACGAATTGGATATAGATATGCTTTAAGCAATAATCATTCGGAAGAAATTTTGCTTATTGGGAGATAG